A part of Streptomyces sp. DSM 40750 genomic DNA contains:
- a CDS encoding response regulator transcription factor, with amino-acid sequence MLLADDEKLILEALSVLLAMQDDLEVVAVAENGLKAVELAKMCVPDICVLDLRMPGADGISVIKNLRRTHPTIRCIIITSNAKHGHLKQAMTAGARGFVSKGTSAEELAHIIRMVYGGARYVDPDVMADVISVEESPLTRRETDILTLAADGAPIDEVAQRAVLAPGTVRNYLSSITVKLKVANRHEAAHVARQHGWI; translated from the coding sequence ATGCTCTTAGCCGACGACGAGAAGCTGATCCTAGAGGCCCTCTCCGTCTTACTCGCCATGCAGGATGATCTCGAAGTTGTGGCGGTGGCTGAGAATGGACTTAAAGCAGTAGAACTTGCCAAGATGTGCGTCCCTGATATTTGCGTTCTAGATCTGAGAATGCCCGGTGCAGATGGAATCTCAGTTATCAAAAATCTGCGACGCACCCACCCCACTATTCGTTGCATCATTATTACATCGAATGCGAAGCACGGTCACTTGAAACAAGCAATGACAGCCGGAGCCCGGGGCTTCGTTTCTAAAGGGACGTCGGCGGAAGAACTCGCACACATTATCAGGATGGTGTACGGAGGGGCTCGTTACGTCGACCCGGATGTGATGGCCGATGTAATCTCAGTTGAAGAATCTCCCTTGACCCGACGGGAAACGGACATCCTCACGCTGGCAGCGGACGGGGCTCCGATCGACGAGGTGGCGCAGCGTGCGGTCCTGGCTCCCGGAACGGTACGCAACTACCTTTCGAGCATCACCGTCAAATTAAAAGTGGCAAACCGCCATGAAGCTGCCCATGTCGCGCGGCAGCACGGATGGATCTGA
- a CDS encoding helix-turn-helix domain-containing protein, whose translation MVELSWDGWLVPQITDELRCGQKTVRRWLHRFNRLGLEGLEDLGGQGRKRRITEAERSRIVDLVKQTPPGRL comes from the coding sequence ATGGTGGAGCTGAGCTGGGACGGGTGGCTGGTCCCGCAGATTACCGACGAGTTGAGGTGTGGTCAGAAGACGGTGCGTCGCTGGCTGCACCGCTTCAACCGTCTGGGGCTTGAGGGCCTGGAGGACCTTGGCGGGCAGGGCCGCAAGCGGAGGATCACCGAAGCCGAACGGTCAAGGATCGTCGACTTGGTCAAGCAGACCCCGCCCGGCCGGCTCTAG
- a CDS encoding helix-turn-helix transcriptional regulator — MASLDAELNIEAANSEFFRHVARPSREICGQSIYDVLHPSARNILPKHFSHLSDGHGGRFVEKVVAKRGHDRVFSTEITGIAIRGEGDAFSGIVVLMTPHDDLSEAAPAAKSTPLLTALDARILEGVATGASTVQLASRLYLSRQGVEYHVGLMLRRFKAPNRATLVSRAYAMGVFTVGSWPPRVLPDFVK; from the coding sequence ATGGCGAGTCTCGACGCCGAGCTCAACATCGAAGCAGCGAACTCCGAATTCTTCCGTCATGTCGCGCGTCCCTCACGGGAAATCTGCGGGCAGAGCATCTACGACGTGCTGCACCCGAGCGCCCGCAACATCCTGCCCAAGCATTTCAGCCATCTCTCGGACGGCCATGGCGGACGATTTGTGGAGAAAGTGGTCGCGAAACGCGGCCATGACCGGGTCTTCTCGACCGAGATAACGGGCATAGCGATCCGGGGAGAGGGGGACGCCTTCTCAGGTATCGTCGTCCTGATGACCCCCCACGACGACCTGTCCGAGGCGGCCCCGGCAGCGAAGTCGACGCCTCTCCTCACGGCTCTCGACGCCCGCATCCTGGAGGGGGTCGCCACCGGCGCATCGACCGTCCAGCTGGCCTCGCGTCTGTACCTGAGCCGCCAGGGCGTCGAGTACCACGTAGGTCTGATGCTGCGCCGATTCAAGGCGCCCAACCGCGCCACGCTGGTCTCCCGCGCCTACGCGATGGGCGTCTTCACGGTCGGCAGCTGGCCGCCCCGCGTGCTGCCCGACTTCGTGAAGTGA
- a CDS encoding NAD(P)/FAD-dependent oxidoreductase, producing the protein MLPAVELADGTWLPADAVVVATGVRLRRLPGGDGLSGVHVLRTLDDALALRTALIGGPRLVVVGADLLGTEAAVAARGLGADVTLVGPDAVPLLGLLGPQAAGLVAAVHRGLGLHVWRGGSPGSRARVAPLPARAPASRWVVIGGHRASQAQVTAAIRSTVGDSQP; encoded by the coding sequence ATGTTGCCCGCGGTCGAACTCGCCGACGGAACCTGGCTGCCCGCCGACGCCGTGGTCGTCGCCACCGGCGTACGGCTCCGGCGGCTGCCCGGCGGCGACGGGCTGAGCGGTGTGCACGTGCTGCGCACCCTCGACGACGCCCTCGCCTTGCGGACGGCTCTGATTGGCGGGCCCCGGCTGGTGGTGGTCGGCGCCGACCTGCTGGGCACCGAGGCGGCCGTCGCCGCGCGCGGCCTCGGCGCCGACGTCACGCTCGTCGGCCCCGACGCGGTACCGCTGCTCGGCCTTCTCGGGCCCCAGGCCGCCGGGTTGGTCGCCGCCGTCCACCGCGGCCTCGGGCTGCATGTCTGGCGGGGCGGGTCACCGGGGTCCAGGGCGCGCGTGGCACCGCTACCGGCCCGCGCGCCAGCCTCCCGCTGGGTCGTGATCGGCGGACACCGGGCCAGTCAGGCCCAGGTGACCGCCGCAATCCGGTCCACGGTCGGCGACTCCCAGCCGTAA
- a CDS encoding ABC transporter permease: protein MAGIFAQVMLLMGFTMSWLGALLGLVVRNVETVSAVTGVAMMSLAFLSNPFVPLDGLPRWMQVAAEWNPVSAVVSASRDLFGNERGPTSGAFPAEHPLPTALAVLVTLLAVVIPLPDGRTGMPPRSADTVHPPLRSVTTSPQRRGPVPLRSGTGLRRNAHTR from the coding sequence ATGGCTGGCATCTTTGCCCAGGTCATGCTCCTGATGGGCTTCACGATGTCCTGGCTCGGCGCCCTGCTGGGGCTGGTGGTGCGCAATGTGGAGACCGTGAGCGCGGTGACAGGCGTTGCCATGATGTCGCTCGCGTTCCTGTCCAACCCGTTCGTGCCTCTGGACGGGCTGCCGCGCTGGATGCAGGTCGCCGCCGAGTGGAACCCGGTCAGCGCGGTCGTCTCCGCGAGCCGAGACCTGTTCGGCAATGAACGGGGCCCGACCAGCGGGGCCTTCCCCGCGGAGCATCCCCTTCCCACGGCACTGGCGGTGCTGGTGACTCTGCTGGCCGTGGTGATTCCGCTGCCGGATGGGCGTACCGGAATGCCGCCGCGCAGCGCTGACACCGTTCACCCGCCGCTCCGCTCGGTCACCACCTCCCCGCAACGTCGGGGTCCTGTCCCTCTCCGAAGCGGGACAGGGCTCCGTAGGAACGCCCACACTCGCTAG
- a CDS encoding site-specific integrase codes for MRVNRLWDSDTEAEIHSEATGEYRRAETTAIKASRVNVDTRCIRIVQGYTDVRGVLQLWPVKTHEKRSVPLPRSFADELRELTGGRKLDALVFTASESGPLRYSNFRQRVFDPAVKAAGLDGLGITPHKLRPTAASLAIAAGADVKVVQTVLGHKSAAMTFDV; via the coding sequence GTGCGGGTCAATCGCCTGTGGGACTCCGACACGGAGGCGGAGATCCACAGCGAGGCAACCGGCGAATACCGGCGGGCCGAGACAACCGCCATCAAGGCGAGCCGGGTCAACGTCGACACCCGGTGCATCCGCATCGTGCAGGGGTACACCGACGTCCGTGGCGTGCTGCAGCTCTGGCCGGTGAAAACCCACGAGAAGCGGTCGGTGCCGCTCCCTCGGTCGTTCGCCGACGAGTTGCGGGAGCTCACCGGCGGCCGGAAGCTCGACGCGCTCGTGTTCACCGCGTCCGAGAGCGGGCCGCTGCGGTACTCGAACTTCCGGCAGCGCGTCTTTGACCCCGCGGTGAAGGCGGCCGGGCTCGACGGGCTCGGCATCACGCCGCACAAGCTGCGTCCCACAGCGGCGTCGCTCGCCATCGCGGCCGGCGCCGACGTGAAGGTCGTGCAGACGGTGCTCGGGCACAAGTCGGCGGCGATGACGTTCGACGTGTAA
- a CDS encoding transposase yields the protein MVEDANPAGDIYVITDNLSSHNSVSTRTWLEDHSRIKHVFIPVGACWLNLQEGWWRIFRKTALAGRSFGDPGHIIHATDVATGQRNASAPDPGVGMGVELVGCQGGGVFDVVAVAS from the coding sequence TTGGTCGAGGACGCCAACCCTGCCGGGGACATCTACGTGATCACGGACAACCTGTCCTCGCACAACAGCGTGTCCACCCGCACCTGGCTCGAGGACCACTCCCGCATCAAGCACGTCTTCATCCCGGTCGGCGCCTGCTGGCTCAACCTCCAAGAAGGCTGGTGGCGCATCTTCCGCAAGACCGCCCTGGCCGGACGCTCCTTCGGCGACCCGGGCCACATCATCCATGCCACCGACGTCGCCACCGGCCAGCGCAACGCCTCTGCCCCAGATCCAGGGGTAGGCATGGGCGTTGAGCTGGTCGGTTGCCAGGGTGGTGGCGTATTCGATGTCGTCGCTGTTGCGAGCTGA
- a CDS encoding thioesterase II family protein, with the protein MSVSPHDDGLWCRRFQPASHAAHGLICFPHAGGSASYYVPVANALAPHVDVVALQYPGRQDRRREPLIDDIGTLADRVHEALRGEDDRPLTFFGHSMGALLAFEVARRFERDGRTGPVRLFVSGRRAPSRHREENVHLRDDDGVIAEVKALSGTDDRLLGDDELLRMILPALRGDYRAVETYRCPPGVTVDIPVTALVGDSDAKTTIDEARDWERHTTADFDLRIFPGGHFYLNERAADVLSVLDEHFAARSVPDGV; encoded by the coding sequence GTGAGCGTGAGCCCCCATGACGACGGCCTGTGGTGCCGCCGGTTCCAACCGGCGTCCCACGCCGCCCACGGCCTGATCTGCTTCCCGCATGCGGGGGGCTCGGCCAGCTACTACGTGCCCGTCGCCAACGCCCTCGCCCCGCACGTCGACGTCGTCGCGCTGCAATACCCGGGCCGCCAGGACCGGCGCAGGGAACCGCTGATCGACGACATCGGCACACTCGCGGACCGCGTGCACGAGGCGCTGCGCGGCGAGGACGACCGTCCGCTCACCTTCTTCGGCCACAGCATGGGCGCGCTCCTCGCCTTCGAGGTCGCCCGAAGGTTTGAGCGGGACGGCCGCACGGGCCCCGTACGGCTCTTCGTCTCCGGCCGGCGGGCCCCCTCCCGCCACCGCGAGGAGAACGTCCACCTACGTGACGACGACGGGGTCATCGCCGAGGTCAAGGCCCTGAGCGGCACCGACGACCGGCTGCTCGGCGACGACGAACTCCTGCGCATGATCCTGCCCGCGCTGCGCGGAGATTACCGGGCAGTGGAGACATACCGTTGCCCACCCGGCGTCACGGTGGATATCCCGGTCACCGCCCTGGTCGGCGACAGCGACGCCAAGACGACGATCGACGAAGCCCGCGACTGGGAGCGGCACACCACGGCCGACTTCGACCTGCGGATCTTCCCCGGCGGGCACTTTTACCTCAACGAACGCGCCGCTGACGTGCTGAGCGTCCTCGACGAGCACTTCGCGGCGCGGAGCGTCCCGGACGGGGTCTGA
- a CDS encoding class I SAM-dependent methyltransferase, which produces MGSEWETLVAGDREARVKVTGPVLDPDQPYLFPSVGEYPIYDSFIYHAMLADQHRNEVFREAIVRQAPGATVLEIGCGPDLLWSLCAADAGADRVVAIESLDDSARRAEEMARDRAPGRISVMAGLSTEVTLAERAGLCIAEVVGCIGGSEGIAWVIEDARRRHLSPGARVVPHRVRTLAATVCLADLMPDGPGVPESVVPYVESVFRAADGFFDLRMCVGGIGYEGIRSTTGEVEDLRFNDGDFRQSGELRLTATRPGRVDGLLLWLDLQGRCGGERLDTLATRTNWLPVYVPLLVGEQVALDPDDVIELQVSCELSADGVHPDYRFTGTVRHADGRRIPVTAESLYGGSAFRQSPLHKALFGAAEPAGPARDSRAGQPAVRP; this is translated from the coding sequence ATGGGCAGCGAATGGGAAACTCTGGTGGCCGGTGACCGCGAGGCACGGGTGAAAGTCACCGGACCGGTGCTGGACCCGGATCAGCCCTACCTGTTCCCGTCGGTCGGCGAATACCCGATATACGATTCCTTCATCTATCACGCCATGCTTGCCGACCAGCACCGCAACGAGGTATTCCGGGAGGCCATCGTCCGGCAGGCGCCCGGCGCCACGGTGCTGGAGATCGGCTGCGGACCCGATCTGCTCTGGTCGCTGTGTGCCGCGGACGCCGGTGCGGACCGCGTCGTCGCCATCGAGAGCCTGGACGACAGCGCCCGCCGTGCGGAGGAAATGGCCCGGGACCGGGCGCCGGGCCGGATCAGCGTCATGGCGGGCCTATCAACCGAGGTGACGCTCGCGGAGCGGGCGGGTCTGTGCATCGCCGAGGTGGTGGGCTGCATCGGCGGCTCCGAAGGCATAGCCTGGGTGATCGAGGATGCCCGGCGCCGGCATCTGTCGCCGGGGGCCCGGGTGGTGCCGCATCGGGTCCGTACGCTGGCCGCGACGGTCTGCCTCGCCGACCTGATGCCCGACGGCCCCGGCGTGCCGGAGAGCGTGGTGCCGTACGTGGAGTCGGTCTTCCGTGCGGCCGACGGCTTCTTCGACCTGCGGATGTGCGTCGGCGGGATCGGGTACGAAGGGATCCGCTCGACCACCGGGGAGGTCGAGGATCTGCGGTTCAACGACGGCGACTTCCGGCAGAGCGGCGAACTGCGGCTGACCGCAACCCGGCCGGGCAGGGTCGACGGGCTGCTGCTCTGGCTGGACCTGCAGGGCCGGTGCGGTGGCGAGCGCCTCGACACGCTGGCGACCCGGACCAACTGGCTGCCGGTGTACGTACCGCTGCTGGTCGGCGAGCAGGTGGCTCTCGACCCGGACGATGTCATCGAGTTGCAGGTGTCGTGCGAGCTGAGTGCCGACGGAGTCCACCCGGACTACCGGTTCACCGGAACGGTACGGCACGCCGACGGACGGCGCATCCCGGTCACGGCCGAGTCGCTCTACGGCGGATCGGCGTTCCGTCAGTCGCCACTGCACAAGGCCCTGTTCGGCGCCGCGGAACCGGCCGGGCCTGCCCGCGACAGCCGGGCCGGGCAGCCGGCGGTACGGCCATAG